Within Carassius gibelio isolate Cgi1373 ecotype wild population from Czech Republic chromosome A16, carGib1.2-hapl.c, whole genome shotgun sequence, the genomic segment TCTTGCATGACTATTTTAATGTAGTACTTAACCTACTCGCTCTTGTTGCAAGCCTCACAAAGGACGGACCAGCTGTGTTGCAGATAGGGGATGCGGGTGGGACATTAGTGACGCGATTGAATAGTAATTATGCTTGTATGGGAGTCCCACCAGATGACATGATTGGGATTTTAACCCAGACTAATATTCAAAGTCGCATTAGAAAGTGGCGAGATAAGTGGCTACTGATTCGACTCTGTTCATGCGTGCTACCATTTCTAAATGCTCTCAAAAGAAAGGGGGCTGCTTCGTTTCGGTATTCAAAGCCTAAACAAAGTTAGCTCTGCCTTTTGAACCGAATTTCCCCAACTTTAACTCTCTTGTCCCAGTTGAAAGGCCTCGCATAATGGGATGTAAACTTGTCTGAATTGAAATGTTTCGGTGTACCTTATAAATTCATACCCTTTTTCACTCGAGCGCGTAAGAATGAACCTTCAGTCTATCTGATTCTCTCTGCTGTCGAAAGCCTTTACCGCGAGCTCTATTTGTGTAGTTTATTTTCAGGCAAATTTATTCAGAGGAGGTTTGCAGTGAATAGCTCTGCGTGTCAGCCGGGCCTAATTGGGATTAAGGCACTAAAACCATATGCAAAAAGTGACAGAATTTCTCAGGTTTTAGAGAGCACCAACTTTTGCCCTCTTTTGATCCTCAGATCATTTAAGTGGACGCtgggaaaaaaaaactgagtgagTTTAGTGTGTACAGACGGATCATTAGTTATTCCATTGACGGAATTCTTTCAATTCAGTCATGAGctgaaaacattttgaataatttgtcTGTCTGCAGAATATTTCTGATGAATTTAAAATTGTTCTTTGACACAATATTcacactttttattcattttgaatgaGACATTACACTTTTTGCACGCTTGAGATTTTTGTTTCTCagtatttcttttaaattaaaatgaatggaaatattttttaaataggcctgacaaaaaaacaaaaataaataaataaaataataataataataatgttttgcaaTGACCACATTTAAGTTCCTTTTTCAGCAGCATTAAATGTGTTTGTGAGCCTGGCAGGACCCTGGATAGCTCCCGTCTTTGGGAGGTCAAATGGCCACTCAAGTAAACGCCATCTAATTATATTGATAACACAAGATGCATGAATCAGATAATGCATGAGGCCGTTCTTTTTTATCATGTCGTTATACATATATCCAAATTTACAACGCCTAGCTCGAGATACGCATTACAGGACTGGCAAAGAGCATGCTAATGATATGAATCAGCAACCATCACTGGAGACTGTCTGTAGGTCCTCATTAATGGCCAGGATTGACATTTCTGGGTTTTTCATAATGTTCAGTGGATttctgcagagaaaaaaaaatgcaaggcaAGTACTCCCGTTAATTGCGCCTCCTTTTCGGGTGGGATGAGCTTGTGGAAATGATGACCGTATAGCCAAAATAGTAATGAGGGGCTATTGATTAACCCGGTATGTTCAAGACCCTGAATCGTCCCAGTGCTGTCAATTAAAAAATATCTAGCGGGCCTGAGatggaaatattaataataacaataatttataataacactTACAATGTTAAACAGAAAGTCACTGAGGCTGGTTAATAATTTGCGCTGAAAAATATAATGCATAGTGATAGTGTCTAAATAATAAATTTTAGTGTGGTGTagtgtattttataaaattatatgaataaaatgtaaaatatgaagaaaataaatgcatttcacttGTTTTTATTGTCACCAGACATACTAAAATTCACATAAATCATATGACAATGTGAGCAGGCCTTTGAATATGGGCTTACTTCAATATTTAAATTTCCTTATCTGATTGTCTTCACtgaatattcaaattaattattatgttgtgtttataatgagtactgttattatatttacattaccattcaaatgcattttatgatttttaagaaattactttaattcaaggatgcattcaattgatttaaaaaaaaatacagttaagtactttttacagtaaattatctGAAAATAGTGTTTTATGCATGTTGGTGATTTTCATTGCTACAGCTTTGGTGATCACTCTTCCCCCAAATTTTAAGAAACTTGATAAGAGTTACTGTTAAGAATATATTCACAGGAAcagttttaacaaaatatattttagtttgtttttccgTTCCTTGAACTCTTAAACACCCTTTACTGTTTGTATGTTTTCAAATAGCTTTCagtggaaaataataatatgtatccCTTGGTATCCCCTTGTTTCTGATATAGCGGCTATGGTAATTTTGGTGGGTAAATACAACATTTACACAAACTCAAGAAATGAAAACCCTCCTTTACTGTATTTCATGATTTTGTGAGAATATTTCAATTTTGCttacaaatacttaaaaaaactaaGCAGAAATAGGGAACATAATATTCCTAATTTTCAAAACAGTATTTTCTATAAAATTTCAAATCTTGCTTTTTGTCAGTGTGGTGTGCCagcgataataataaaaaaaataataataataaattgtttcttgagcagcaatcaGCATGAtatctgagggatcatgtgacactgaaacctgGAGTAATGGAGATTTAGCAAgccaggaaaacacacacacacacacacacacacacacatgtttgtttttgtgaaaagtggggacatcccataggcgtaatggtttttatactgtacaaactgtatattctatggcccttcaccaaccctacacctaaccctaaccctcacaggaaactgtgtgcagttttactttctcaagaaaaaaaaaaaaaaccctatttCCGTATGATTTAtaagaattttgaaaaatggggacatggattatgtcctcataagtcaccctctccttgtaatacctgtgtcatacccatgtcattatgcaaagttgtgtcctgatatgtcacaaaaacatgcacacagacacacacacacacacacacactcatacatacatacattcatataattaaaaGCAGCTAAGCAGCAAATAAAAAGCATTCAtatgctattattttttttaacaagaaaaaGCAAAGGCTACTGTGCTTTATCGTGTCTTAATGCTTGCTATTGTTTTCATGAGAAGTCCGGCAGCTGCGCTACAGAAAGCTGAGCGAACACCTAGGCTTATGTAGTCATTGCAATGGAAATAATACACTGTCTAGTAAAAAACGCCTTAACTACTACACCGGGAGCGAGACGGTGCTAAAGCACATTGATCCCGTTATAATCAGTCATTCAGTAATTCAGAGTGCGAGGGATAAAGTTAACAGATGCACACTCTCTGATGTAGCCTAGGCCCTAGTATACTCCACCAAGATGACAAATAGACAGAGTATCCAGTGTAGAGACCATTTTCTTTTGCAGGTTTCAGTTCATGCATCTTTGGTGTAATCTCTCCTTAACCAAACGCCTCCCAAGAACCCCATTTTTTTACTGGATAAATTAACACCATAAACTGCTgtatatgctaaaaaaaaaaaagatgttacaTCTTTAGTGCTTTATATATTAGTGCCTGTTTTGTGTCACATTCTCAGTGTCTGGCTTCTGTAGTTCTATGCTCAGGTACTCCACTGCACGTCTCTCACACTTCCAGACAGTTCTAGTGTTTGGCGTGTTCCAGTGTGAACCGATCAGGATGGATCAGATGCAGACGAGGAGGGCAGATTGTGATAGAATGGGGCCATACAGTGAGTGTGACTTCATGTTGTGGCAGTACCATCCTTATGACAGTTTGCATAGGATTCCCCTTTGGCCATAGAAACGAGGTGATACACTGAGCGTGGAGTGACACAGTCACACTTCCTGCCTTTATCCTAAGTTGTTTTCCTGTCTGTTGTTTCCTCATCACCTGTCTCCAACACAATCATAATGTGCCCTGAATGTTACACCTGTTGTTGTTGTAGATTTTAGCACAAACAATGGAGCAACAAAACCCTCAAAAAGATGTAATGCTCAGAGCTTTATTTCCAGTAGTGGACAAGCATTGCAAGACTCAAGCTGATTTCTGGTTTGTAAGGCACACACATCTGAAGGCATGATTGGTGAGCAGAAAACACCACTACTCTTCATCAACAGCTGCTCCAGAGATGGAATAAGATTTCTCCTGTGTGTTGCTCTCCAGAGTGTCGTCCTCAGTTTTAACGGTTCTGTGGGAGAAAGCAAGATCATACAGATCAATGCAGGATCTAAGTGGCCAGGAATGAAACTGAAAGACAGAAAGCTTAATTTTAATGCTACCTGATAAGCACagtcttcctctctgtcttctccACAGCCTGCTCTTGAGTGTAGTCAACAGTGGTGCCTGGGCCGCCAACCCCACTGGTGATGCCATTAAGAAGACCTCCGCCATTACCACCTCCAAGACCTGAGGCAGCACCACCATCAGGACCTCCACCAACTTTATCAACAATTCCTGCAACACCTGCGGCTCTAGCACTGTGAACACTTATGCTGCCACTCATGAGGGACATGGTTTGCATGCTCTGCATCACAGAAGTAATACGAGAGTCTTCACCCTCAATGAGCTTCCTGTGAACAACAAATTTTGAAGGAAGGATTGATGAAAGTGGCACGTtttgaaaaaattattaaattctgGTATGTTTTAAACCTGAAACCTAAATTTTTTTTTGGGAGTTCTTGGTATTTGTTTGGATTTAAACAGTATTTCAAGTATCTAAAATCTACCTGTATGTGGTAATTTCAATCTCGAGGGCCATCTTCACATTAAGTAGGTCTTGGTATTCACGTAGGAGCATTGCTGTCCTTTGTTTGGAGGATTTCAACTCAAGCTGCAAGGCCTCAATTCTtgcctgaaaaataaataaataaataaccctgTTTATCCTCAGATTCCTTTTCTGATTTTACTTTGTAAGCCAAAGCATGATTATATGTGACTTGGTTTCTCACCTGGAGTTCTTCCAGTTCTTTTCTGTACTTTTCTTGAGTCTCACGGATCTGTGCTTCCAAAGCCTCATTTTTGGTTTTCAAAGAGTCCAAATCACGCTCCTTATTTTGAATCTAGTAATGTGCAGAATATTTCAAACAAAAGGAAacaatgaatgaatgttatactgtaataattttttatattatgttatttttactgTTGTTTATCATATAAAATGAACATGTCAGAGATTTTTTACCCAATTTAATTGTGTTAAGAATGATCACTAATACTTACGTCCTTCTTCGCAGTTACAATTTCCTCTCGTACGCTTCGCACCTTGTCAACATGTTTTGACGATTTGTTGTTGAGATCATCAAATTTGCTTTTGTACCAAGAGTCCATTTCCtgcagaaaaaatatattttgttaatatgaaGTCCAGGGAGgcttgtaacatttttttttttttttttttgaagcataaATATGGGATGGGAAATTCCCATATTTGTGCTTTATATAAAAGTCTTAGAAATTGTGAATTCAAAATTAACTTGCCCTCATAAATCTAAATAGcctaataaaatgataaaataattaaattttattttaaacttttccaTTTACAAAGAGACATTTAAactcaaaacaaataataatattaagtaaaCTTCAAACATTGTTAAAATGACTTATGTAAAATCTTCACCTGTAAGTTCTTCGCGGCAATATCATCATACTGGAGCTGGATCTGCTTGATGGCGCTGGAGAGGTCTGGGAGGCTGTAGGCGTCTGCTGCTGTTGCGTGGGCCGCATATATCTGTTTCATAAGCTCTTCGATTTCCTGAAAACGTGCAGTTTTGAAAACGAAAagatttagctttttatttacgAAGgacaatgtaattattttgttttttaattacctCTTTGTGTACTCTTCGAAGGAATTCTAGTTCCACCTCCAGGTTTTCTAGCTGCTTCTCCAAAGCAATGCGCGCGGCGGTGGCGGCGTCCACATCCTGAGAAGATAAAAGATGTTCatttcaacactttttttttctgcttatcgCCTTAAACTAAACGTTATAAGACAATTTGAAAGTAATCATACCGGACGGAAGGCTTCAATATCAAGCTCGGCTTTCTTCCTCATCTCTACGGCCTCCTCATATTTCACCTTAATCATCTCCAGCTGACCCGCCATAGCGTCCTTTGCAGCGATAGCGAGGTCCTTTAAAAGTAGACTAATTAGAGATATTGTCATGCATAGCCTGTCTAAGTCTGATGCCATTTTCTCCTCAATACCTTAGAAAAGTCTTAAAATAGGCTAGTGtagcataaatatatttataaatcattaatgtaattattttacaaatagaCGTTAAGGTGTTTTCATATTATATTGTAGACTGATTCTTAAGATCTGTCGAAGGATCCCTCAGATAACCATCGCTATACCCGCTGTATCCTCATCTGCTCCGCCAGCCTCTTCAGCTCCTGGAGTTGCTCCTCGTACAGCAGGCGGAGGCCGGTGGGCTTTAAGTATCGATTCTTTAGGGCCTCGATTTCCGTCTCCAACAACTTGTTTTGCTGCTCCAGCGATCGGACCTTTGTTGCGACAGGAGAATAAGAAAACACAGTATGCGCGTCATGTGCTCTGTCTGTACGCTCACAGAAGTGCGAATAATGCGCTTTATCTCGCGAGCCAGCGGTGGCATTTCCACACTGTCAGTGCGCGCGACGCATTCAAGCGTGGCAAAATCAGACAAACGCTGCCTAAGATGCCTCTAAAAGTGAGGCTTGTTTCCAAGAGCACTTTTAAATtattgcatttttgttatttagtttgttatttttacattatttacagtaggctatagGCTATTCATAAATTAGGCTATGACATCACAGACATTGTGATCTAATCGCATCCAGTGTTTTAAATGTGCACCAAGGGCATAATAATTTTGTGTGAGTGCACTTGCCTTCTCTATGTATGCTGCCAGTCGATCGTTGAGCAATATCATCTCTTGTCTCTCACTGGTTCGTGTGTTCAGGAATTCACGGTTTTCTGCAGCAGCCTGGTCGAGATCGACCCCTGGACCCCCTCCGCTAAGACAGATGGCTCTCATTCCGACACTgcaattaaattagatttttttcacaaCGTGAATTCCGGAGGTAAAACGCCATTAGCTGAGAAGTGAATGAAAGGTAACGTGTGGCTGATTTGGCGAAGATGCAATTATGTCACTTTGCGTTTTGTTAGGTCACACACTGAGAGCGCTCGAGTTTCCTAGAGGCCATGTGTGATTTTATGCATATGcatttctttaataataaaaaaactaatatttagtaTAAAAGTTTTATACTATactcttttattaattttatacgaattgtttatgattaaatatatgggtaaatgtttgaatatttttaaatatctttaaataattccttagtttatctatattatatatatatatatatatatatatatatatatatatatatatatatatatatatatatatatatatatatatatatatattcaacaaatTGCATTTAGTCTAATGTATGTGATGATGTTCTGCattgtttctttatttatctGTGCATGCAGGATGGGTGATGCTTACCCGGTCATGAGGGGCTGACTGCGTGAGGATGAGATGGTCCTCCGGCCCACTGCCATGCTGCTGCTGACAGCGCTGGCTTTACGGGTGTAGCTGGCTGAACGGCACCTCCCGACATCCCGTCTGACGGGAGAAGGGCTGCTGACTCTCACCTGGTAAGAGGAGGTGCTGGCATCCTCGAAATGGCGGCGATAGGATGAGATCCTTTCTGGGCTGCGACTCATTGTGGATCAGTAGCTAAACTTTAAAGCTTTACTGGGTTGATTTTCCTTGTGAAAGTTCTGCTCACAAATTCAGACTCCCAGAGATGCAGGCGTTTTATACTCCGCTATAAACATGAGTTAATTCTATGGGAATGTTGAGCCTCTGCACCATCAAGAATTGGGCCTGTCACTCAAACATCTGTCATAGTCTTGAGAGGTGTTGAAAGGAGGGGTAAATTATGAGACAAGACTCCATTAGTCTGGAGGTGCAGTTGTGATGTGATGTGGTTTGATATGTAGGGATTTAATTACACAAGCTTCTAGACAGGGCAAGGAATAATGTCACAAGGTCAATCAGTGCAGAGGGCTACTGATATGTGAGAGATGACACTAATGTGGTCACAATTTACATGGCAGAATGTGTAAAAATGAGAAATGCAAAGGGAATTAACTAGTGTTTTTCTATTGCCTGTCTGGGATTCACACTTGAAACGACTAAAGGATTTAAGTGGGAATTACAACAGTCCTTGTAGTCTCTTCAGgatctaaagaacagcattttttcttcttaaaaatgGTGCAGATTTGATCAGTTTCAGCTGAATTATAGTCTAATCTTAAAgcattacagaatttttttttaattattattattattatttatttaatttttttctcactgAATATGGTTCATAAGATTTCTTTCTGACTATCTAAGAT encodes:
- the LOC128030547 gene encoding glial fibrillary acidic protein-like, coding for MSRSPERISSYRRHFEDASTSSYQVRVSSPSPVRRDVGRCRSASYTRKASAVSSSMAVGRRTISSSRSQPLMTGVGMRAICLSGGGPGVDLDQAAAENREFLNTRTSERQEMILLNDRLAAYIEKVRSLEQQNKLLETEIEALKNRYLKPTGLRLLYEEQLQELKRLAEQMRIQRDLAIAAKDAMAGQLEMIKVKYEEAVEMRKKAELDIEAFRPDVDAATAARIALEKQLENLEVELEFLRRVHKEEIEELMKQIYAAHATAADAYSLPDLSSAIKQIQLQYDDIAAKNLQEMDSWYKSKFDDLNNKSSKHVDKVRSVREEIVTAKKDIQNKERDLDSLKTKNEALEAQIRETQEKYRKELEELQARIEALQLELKSSKQRTAMLLREYQDLLNVKMALEIEITTYRKLIEGEDSRITSVMQSMQTMSLMSGSISVHSARAAGVAGIVDKVGGGPDGGAASGLGGGNGGGLLNGITSGVGGPGTTVDYTQEQAVEKTERKTVLIRTVKTEDDTLESNTQEKSYSISGAAVDEE